One window of the Carassius carassius unplaced genomic scaffold, fCarCar2.1 SCAFFOLD_62, whole genome shotgun sequence genome contains the following:
- the LOC132137519 gene encoding uncharacterized protein LOC132137519: protein MTEVVLLIELIRLLKAVRMRLCETEQNAECEPYYFSALKNSMVYEPPLQEKKMQRRLTTRQALEMILSEINPCDSDGEDIELQPDSDSELSDLSSDEETAPQPKKRARLGTDLTETAKDGTVWREEQVETRLPFTPIKAYAVDGEPTAKARKSISSRLQSFLCFITLDMLHSIQEWTIQHAQETEHVHWFMALPELMAFIAIVILWGLTKVPSLRDCWSANLGNPHIIGTMPRNRFQDIMRHLRFDDRSTRSDRAKTDKFAAISSVWGSFVTNCNTSYTEIKLHDCAC, encoded by the exons ATGACAGAAGTTGTACTGCTCATCGAGCTCATCCGCCTTCTGAAAGCTGTGCGGATGAGGCTGTGTGAGACGGAACAGAACgcggaatgtgaa CCCTACTACTTCAGTGCCCTCAAGAATTCTATGGTGTACGAACCTCCTCtccaagaaaagaaaatgcagagAAGACTCACCACTCGGCAGGCCTTGGAAATGATCCTGAGTGAAATAAACCCTTGTGACTCAGATGGAGAAGATATAGAACTTCAGCCGGATTCGGACTCAGAGCTGTCTGATCTGTCTTCAG ATGAGGAGACTGCTCCTCAACCAAAAAAGAGAGCCCGTTTGGGGACTGACCTGACAGAGACAGCGAAAGATGGCACAGTGTGGCGTGAAGAACAGGTGGAGACGCGTCTCCCTTTCACCCCAATCAAAGCGTACGCTGTAGATGGAGAGCCAACGGCTAAGGCCAGGAAAAGTATCTCGAGTCGCCTTCAGAGCTTCCTGTGTTTCATCACTCTTGACATGCTTCATAGCATTCAAGAATGGACTATTCAACATGCACAGGAAACGGAGCATGTTCATTGGTTCATGGCCCTCCCTGAACTAATGGCATTTATTGCAATTGTCATCTTGTGGGGGCTTACCAAGGTTCCATCACTACGTGACTGCTGGTCAGCAAACCTGGGAAACCCACATATCATTGGAACAATGCCGCGAAACCGCTTCCAAGACATCATGCGACACCTACGCTTTGATGACAGGTCCACCCGGAGTGATCGAGCAAAGACTGATAAGTTTGCTGCAATTTCCAGTGTGTGGGGATCATTTGTCACCAATTGCAACACGTCCTacacagagat taaacTTCacgactgcgcgtgctga